CCGCTGCGGCCGGGTCCGTTTCGCACCGCACTTCTACAACACCGAGGAGCAGGTGGATCGGGCGGTCGAGCGGGTAGTAACCACTCTTCGATAACTGCCAGAGATCGCAAAGGCGCAAAGACGCGAAGGTGAACGCGAAGGCGGCAGACACTCCTGTTTCCGACCTTCGCGTCCCTCTTCGTGTTTTCGCGACTTCGCGATCTCTGCCGAATCAGCCAGCGACCCTCGCCAACTCTGCACGCGCGAAGTCTGCGTGTTCCGCATCGCCGATCGCGTCGAGTTCCTCCGCTGCCTTCGTGAGTGTCGCGGCGGCGTGGGGGTGGTTCAGGTAGCGGGACTGCAGCAGGCCGAGCATGAGGCGGGCCTGGGCCGCTTCGGCGTCGCCGGGGCGGGCGTAGCGGTTGAGGTAGGCGTCAAAGGCAGTCGCCGCGCCGGCGTGGCGGGCTTCGCGATACAGCGTTTCGGCCACGGTCAGCTGCTCGCGCGGCGGGAGCACCTGGCGATCGTCGACGGCGACCAGTCGCTCATACAACGCTGCGGCCGACGACGCATCGCCACGATCCAGGGCCTCACGCAGCTCAGCCTTAAGTTCCTGAGCCTGCATCGCCTTCGGATCGGCGGCCGAGCGGGGGACGACGTCCATTGCCGAGCCGTGCGTCTGCCCGCTGGCACGCAGCTCCTTCGCGTAGGTGGCCTTGTCGCGTCGGCGTTTCCACATGGCCAGCACGTCGCCGCGATCGGGCTTGAGCAACTGGAACTTCAGCAGCACGAGCCCGACGAGGAACCCGTAGATCCCACCGCCGACGTGCGCCCAGTTGGCGACGCCTTTGTCGTTGCCGAGCAGCAGCGTATCGAAG
This region of Planctomycetota bacterium genomic DNA includes:
- a CDS encoding rhomboid family intramembrane serine protease; amino-acid sequence: MIIPLKTDRPLRQTPVANIGLIVMIAVMFVVQTAAPAVESALLLRPMEPSLFGFVGSGFLHGGPLHLLGNVLFLYIFGNNINDRLGNTTYVLFFLGGVVFAGIMHSVLEDNPALGASGGVSAVTGLFLALFPKTRVNLLFFFFIITAFSVPSIWFIGIYFVIDVVQGFDTLLLGNDKGVANWAHVGGGIYGFLVGLVLLKFQLLKPDRGDVLAMWKRRRDKATYAKELRASGQTHGSAMDVVPRSAADPKAMQAQELKAELREALDRGDASSAAALYERLVAVDDRQVLPPREQLTVAETLYREARHAGAATAFDAYLNRYARPGDAEAAQARLMLGLLQSRYLNHPHAAATLTKAAEELDAIGDAEHADFARAELARVAG